Proteins co-encoded in one Planctomycetota bacterium genomic window:
- a CDS encoding response regulator: protein MTRQDSPHADLADHESFLPDSRVLIVDDNLQNLELLQAFLEALPVQIDTATDGEEALAKIRESKPDLVLLDVMMPKLSGFQVCREVKSDPDTRDIQVLMVTALHELGDIERANECGTDDFVSKPVNKLELLTRVRSLLRVRHLKTELERALGYLQEIEGDDEEEV, encoded by the coding sequence ATGACCCGCCAGGACAGCCCCCACGCCGACCTCGCCGACCACGAGTCGTTCCTGCCCGACTCGCGCGTGCTGATCGTCGACGACAACCTGCAAAATCTGGAGCTGCTCCAGGCGTTTCTCGAAGCGTTGCCGGTGCAGATCGACACCGCGACCGATGGCGAGGAAGCGCTGGCCAAGATCCGCGAGTCCAAGCCAGACCTCGTGCTGCTCGACGTGATGATGCCCAAGCTCAGCGGCTTCCAGGTCTGTCGCGAGGTCAAGAGCGATCCCGACACGCGTGACATCCAGGTCCTGATGGTCACCGCCTTGCACGAGTTGGGCGACATCGAGCGCGCCAACGAGTGCGGCACCGACGACTTCGTGAGCAAGCCGGTCAACAAACTCGAGCTGCTCACCCGCGTTCGCAGCCTCCTGCGGGTTCGGCATCTCAAGACCGAACTCGAACGGGCGCTGGGGTATCTGCAAGAAATCGAAGGCGACGACGAAGAAGAGGTCTGA
- a CDS encoding cyclodeaminase/cyclohydrolase family protein: MPIDTSVSVQDFLEAAAAKQPFPGGGACAALVGALGAAMGTMTLRYTKDDSVAEPIAELDRARAMFEQLVLEDQTAYQSLTETKKSGGGAGEVEAAAALAVAAPQAIATTALAVLRLAESVVPVANKWLLSDLAVCCELSMATLRCGIYNVRINLPDASDDTVKRASADCAKLLDEAAAVIQRVVPAIHARMNEA; this comes from the coding sequence ATGCCGATTGATACTTCCGTCAGCGTTCAGGACTTCCTTGAAGCCGCCGCGGCGAAGCAACCGTTTCCCGGCGGCGGGGCGTGTGCGGCACTCGTCGGCGCGCTCGGGGCGGCGATGGGGACGATGACGTTGCGTTACACCAAGGACGACTCGGTCGCGGAACCGATCGCCGAACTCGATCGGGCTCGGGCGATGTTCGAGCAACTCGTGCTCGAGGACCAGACCGCGTACCAATCGCTGACCGAAACGAAGAAGTCCGGCGGTGGTGCGGGGGAGGTCGAAGCCGCCGCGGCGTTGGCCGTTGCCGCTCCGCAGGCGATCGCGACGACCGCCTTGGCCGTTCTGCGGCTCGCCGAGTCGGTCGTTCCGGTCGCCAACAAGTGGCTGCTCTCCGACCTGGCCGTCTGTTGCGAACTGTCGATGGCCACCCTCCGCTGCGGCATCTACAACGTCCGCATCAACCTCCCCGACGCCAGCGATGACACCGTGAAACGTGCCAGCGCCGACTGCGCCAAACTCCTCGATGAGGCCGCAGCGGTGATTCAGCGCGTCGTGCCGG